AGCGACGCGCTCAGGAAGGTACTATCATCACAAAGGATGATCATCGGGCAAGACGGGATCGGCCCCCTCGCCTGAATCGCATCACACAGATTCTGTAATTGCTGCTGGGCGCTCGCGTAATCGGTAAATGCAGGACCCTGGATCGACACCACACCTGGCATAATCAGGCGGGCATTCTCAAACTCTCGCAAATCCTTCAGTTCATCCGGTACCTCTTTGCACAGCTCTCGTTTTTGATCGCCGTAAGCTGCGAGGACAACCTTACTGCCACTGTTTAAGCCCGTTCCCGAATAATCCAGCGTATCAATAGTCGTGTTTGTATAAAAATGAACATCGCGATGCAAATCGATTCTCTCCAGAATATAGGTCATAAAATCAACTTCATCATGCGTCGTCAATGGTCGGTTTTCTTCGGCGGTAATGAATAAATACTTGGCTAAGCTCAATTGTCCCGTCCCTAAAATGCGGTTGGCAATGGTGAGCATCTCCGTCGGCTGTTTGACTTGCTGATATGGCGTATACCGCTCGCTTCCGATGGCAAACAGCAGCGGATGTACACCGGCGGCATCTACTGCGTGGACTTCTTTAACACCCGGGATTTCTTGTTTGATCGCATCACCCGTTAACTCGTGAATCAACTGACCGAACGATGTATCCTCTTGTGGCGGACGGCCCACAACTGTGAATGGCCAAATGGCATTCGGCTTGGCATACACTTTCTTTACCTTCATCACAGGGAATGGATGGATCAGACTGTAATAGCCCAGATGGTCACCGAATGGTCCTTCTGGTTTCGTATCTCCAGGATAAATATCTCCTGTGATGACAAAATCCGCATCATTGCTTATGCAGTAACCATCGATATAGCTGTAGTGAAAACGACGCCCAGAGAGCAAACCTGCAAAAGTAATTTCGCTCAAGCCTTCTGGCAGCGGCATTACAGCCGACAAAGTATGTGCAGGTGGCCCGCCTACGAAACAGCTTACTTTCAGCGGCATCCCCATTTTGGTCGCTTTGGCTTGGTGGACTCCGATTCCACGATGGATTTGATAGTGCAAGCCAATTTCTTTGTTTACTTCATACTCATTACCAGTAAGCTGCACACGGTACATACCCAAATTGGAATTCATGATTCCCGGCTTGTCCGGATCCTCCGAATAGATTTGGGGCAGCGTCACAAAAGCTCCACCATCCATCGGCCAGCTTTGGATGAGTGGAAGGTCCGTTATGCTGATTTCCTGTGCAGTTACCGGCATGCTAGTGGATTTTTTTGCAGGCAATGCTTTCAGAGCAGCAAAGCCGTTCTCGATATTTTTAAATGGCTGCTTTAGCGCTTTCATCGGATCATTGCGCATGGCGATGATATTTTCAGCGGCTTTCCAGGTGCTTCTGAAAATAAACTTGCTGCGCTCAATTGTACCAAATAGATTGGATACCGCGCGAAATTTTGAGCCTTTTACATTTTCAAACAACAAAGCTGGTCCGCCTGCTTCATACACCTTCAAATGAATGGCGGCCATTTCCAGATAGGGATCTACTTCTTCGCGAATACGGACCAAATGTCCGTGCCTTTCCAAGTCAAGGATGCACTCTTCTAAATTCTGATACATATCTATAGGGCTCCAATCACTAGATTCTAGATTTACCTGTAGATCAATACCTTCTCATCATACAGGAAAGATCCTACAAATTCACGATACCCTTCCGCACAATTTCTTGAAGCTCGCTCAGCTCTCTGATTTCGTACGTCGGCTGAATGCTCGTCTGATTTTGCTTGCCCAGCGGATTGAACCAGCACGTATCGATCCCGTAATGCGCTCCCCCTTGTATATCAGAGGTCAACGAATCTCCCACCATCAATACGTTCGCCTTCTCCGTCCATTGCAATTTGGAAAACGCGTAGTCAAAAATTTCCCGATCCGGCTTCTTATAGCCGACCTCTTCGGAAATAATCAGATGCTCAAAAGAGTCGCAAAGCGGTGAAGCGGCAATTCTTGCCGTTTGCACAGAGGCGAACCCATTCGTAATGATCGCCAAGCGGCAATCCTCCAAACTGTTGCACAATTCAACCGCTCCAGGTACCAAATGCACTTCTTTGCCCAAGGATTCAAGATAGGTGCTGCCGAACGCCTCTGCATCGACGTCTAGCTGAACAGCTTTGAAAAGTCTACGAAATCTCTCTACACCCAGCTCTGCTAGAGTGATCCGCCCCTTTTCTAAATCCTCCCACAATCCTTTACTGATCTCTTTGTAGGTCGCTCCATAATCAGACGATCCCGTAGCGAGTCCAAACTGGGAAAACGTCTTTTGCAAAGCATTTTCTTCTGTCGTTTTGAAGTCAAGAAGTGTATCATCTACATCGAATAAGATGACTTGATAGCGCATGGCAACCTCCAGAAATCTTTACTGATCAAGTATTCGTACAAACTAACACCTTTCTATCATATCAAAAATAGAAGGCCAAACTGCATACAAAAAGCCTCGAACTGTATCATTCGAGGCCAAGAAAGCTATTTTAGAGGAGCGGCTTCTGGATCAACGTCGCGAATTTGAACCGATGAACATGACCATCGTTGAATGTGGTCGATCCACTTACGAAATGAACATGTTTCCCATTCCCAACCGGGATGGCAGGTCCAGTAACAATTCTCACACCATGCAGATGATTAAAGAAATCTGTGCTGGATCGAATGACATGAACGTGGCTGTTTCCTCTCGGGATGGCTTGACCAGTGACACCAGCAAAACGGTGGTTATGCCGATCTGCTCCTTGTTCTGCAAGCTGCGTACTACCTAAAAACTCATGAACATGTCTTTGAAGCCGCGTTGTACTTTTTCGTTTTAACTTCCATTTCATCCTATTCTTTTTCGCCATTACTTCCATCCTTCCACCCTTGGCTTACTCCCACTATATTCAGGCAGACAAGGAGGCGAACTGGTCAACAGCTTGTTTTCTACGAAAATCCATACTACCCTAGCTTAGTTCACACTTTTTCCAACATAGCTCCCTGCAATAATGATCGAATTGGTATATCCGCCACTTACATTATCGAAACCTGAGAGTAAGGTTGGAACCCCCAGAAATTCAACTGTATCTTCTTCGTAGATATCTAATCCACCTAGATAAACGACTTGGTAGCTATGCTCCTCGTCATTGACGACATGCAAGACAGAAACGGTTCCCATTTCCGGTATTTCTTCCTCTTCGATGCTTAGCACTGTTCCTTTATCTTGAATCATCGAGGCATGATACTTGGAAATATTTTTATTGATATGTTTCGGTTGCACATTTTGATCAACTAATTGCTTGGCTTCCTTCACTTTCTCCCCGGTTGCCGGGAACAGATGAGCATACTTCGCCAAAAACGCTTTGGATTCCGGTGGAAATTCTTCTCCAGCTTTAAAGCCATTCACTTCATGTAGGGCGAGTACAGCCATCGAAAGATACGTAGCGACATTATTATTTTCTGATTCCACCACTCCCCCTTTAGCTTCACTCGTGGAAGAAGAGCCTTGTGTGGCTAAATTGGAAAACGCGGATGAAGCACTTGAATTGGTTGAACCACATCCTGTAGCAAGAATAAAGGCAACAAGTATGAATGCATAAGAAAATGAAACTCTCATGTAAATCAACCTTTCCTATTATTTCCTTCCCTTCATTATCTCATGGTATATTATCTCTCAACAAGGTAAAAGGAAGGTGAAGCAATGAACGCACTCTTAGTAATTGATGTACAAAACGGAATTGTGATTTGTGGGGATTACGAAGAAGAACTTTTTTTGATGGAACAGGTAATCAAAGATTTTAAAGAGAGCAATCGCCCTGTCATTTTTATCAGACATATCGATGATGCAGAAGAAAGTCCACTGAATAGAAGCTCTATCGGCTCTGAAATACGCCCTTCGTTAAAAGACTATTCCGACTACTTAATCGAGAAGCATACTCCTAGCTCCTTCTTCCAAACGGAGCTCTCACACACTTTAGAAAAGTTAGGGGTCGATCATCTTTTTATCATCGGTTTTGAGACGGAATTTTGTTGTATGTTTACGGCGATCGCTGCCTATGATCGCGGATATAAAGTGACATTCATTAAGGACGCAACTGGAACAACAAATACCGCCGAAACATACGGCATGCAAGGTTTAGACATTAACCGGTTTGTAGGTACCGTTCTTCGTTGGTCGAGTGTCATTGAAGTAGTAAACTACGCCGAGTACACTGAAAAATACAAGTGATGTGAGAAGGCACTTAAAAGAGAACTAGCTGATAGCCAATCCTTTGCAGAACGTTCCGTTAGCTATATGACAAAAGATGTCATAATGAACGATTTATACTGAATCCATCAACGAAACGATTGGAGGATTTCAGTATGACAGGTCTGCGTATTTTTGCAAAATGGGTAATGATCGTAGGGTTGTGCCTGATGTTCGTTTCATCTGGTATTTACAAGCTGATAGGACATCCAGAGGCAACACTTGCTTTCCAAGCACTCGGGTTTCCCTCTTGGTTTCAAGTTGTGATCGGTTTAGGAGAAGTGCTCGGCGGACTAGGGTTACTGATGAAAAAGTATACACGTTACGCCGCCTACGTGCTCGCAGTGATTATGCTGGGTGCTACAATCACTCTTCTTTTACATGGTGACACATCTACTGTAGCGATTCCGCTTGTCTTATTCCTTGTTTTCTTGCTGATCGGTCGCCAGAGTGGTAGCAAAAAACAGCCGAATCGTGCTTCGTCAATTTAATTTTATGACTCACTAAAAAGGCCGCCAGTTCCCCCTCCTTTACCAAATGAGGATCTGACGGCCTCCCGTTTTTTCTTCGAGCTCGTTCGTTTACAAATGCTTTTTTATAAAGTGTAGTAGGGTCTGACCTTGTGCGGTAAGAATTGCTCCCTTACCTTGGCATTTTGGGCATGATTCCTCTTGCTTGTTTTCATTCACAAGAATCCCCTTGCCTTCGCATTCCCAGCAGGATTGCTCTAAGTCATCCATCGAAATCGTCATGAGGCATAACCCTTTCCCTGCTAAAAATAACCGTACCTTGTCCTTATTTTAACACGAATTCGTCATGTTCTGCCAGCAAGTTCACTTTCGCTGTGGCAGGCTCTTCCTATGTAGAGATGCAAATATTTCCACATACCCTTCTGCCCGGGATCATAGTAGGTAAAGATAGTAAAAAAGGAGGGATGACATGTGGATCAAGAAAAAGTAACCATCAAGATTAACGACAATGGATCAATTCGTGTTACCGGTGAAGTTGAGTTGCTGGATGGCGCAGGTGACAAGTATGATGTCGGTTCATCTTTTTCACTCTGTCGATGCGGTCAATCCGAGAAAAAACCGTTCTGTGATGGCACGCATAAAAAAGTAGGCTTTGAAAGTGCACCACGAGCAAAAGCATGATCCGAAAGAGCGCAGATGCGCTCTTTTTCTTTTATCCATCGCTTTTTATGTCAAATTGTTTCCTCCTCGAACTATTGGTATAATTTTGAAAAGCATTCTGAAAGCGAAAAGCCTATGATAAAGACATTCCGATCCCATACGCAATGGCGAAGAACTTTCCTTCGTCAGTTATGGCTGACAAAGTTAGGAGTCCACAACCATGTATGCACAAGTTGTACGTTACAATCAATTTGGCGAGCCCCATGAAGTATTGAAGGTCGAACAACGACTGATTGAACCTTTGAAGCAAGATGAAATTTTAGTAAAAATGAGCGCACGTCCCATTAATCCTTCTGATGTCATTCCAATTCGTGGTGCTTACAAGCATCGTATCAACCTTCCCGCCATTCCCGGGTATGAGGGGGTTGGTACCGTAATTGATACAGGTCCTTTTGCTCCCCGCTCTCTTATCGGGAAACGTGTTCTGCCTTTGCGCGGTGAGGGTACGTGGCAAGAATACGTAAAAACGACAGCAGAGCTAGCCATTGCGGTTCCTGATTCGATCCCAGATGATATCGCCTGTCGGTTGTACATAAACCCCATCACTGCGTGGGTCATATGCAATGAGACCCTTCAACTGTCTTCTCAGCAGGTTTTGTTAGTCAATGCAGCCAACTCAGCCATTGGCCGTTTGTTTATTCAGCTATCCGCTCTTTTCGATTTTCGGGTGATCGCCATTGTCCGAAACGCAAGATACACCGAGGAGTTGATACAACTCGGAGCGTGGCATGTCATCGACAGTTCACGTGTGTCGGCTTATGATGCCATCATGAGTGTAACGCACGGACAAGGTGCGCATGCGTCTATTGATTCCATTGGCGGCCCAGACGGTTTAGAGCTGGCGAAGTCTACACGTGCCAGCGGGATTTTCTTGTCGTTAGGCCTTCTATCGGGAGTTCAAGTGGATTGGTCGATCATCTCGAAAGAGCTTGGCGTTCTCCCACAACTGTTTTTATTGCGCCACTGGAATCAACGCATATCTGTGTCTACCTGGCACGATACATTTGAGAAAGTCATCAAGCTTGTTGAGAATGGGAAACTCCTTTTGGCAGAGCCTGGAGAAAAATTTGCACTGCATGATGTAAAAGAGGCCGTGCAATTTGCGGAGAGCCGTCATCGTACGGGGAAAGTCATCTTGGTGTAAACACCAGAAAAAGACGCTAGGAACGGTCATGTACAAGTGGTTTCAATAACACCAAAGCCAAAAATGAGCGTCTTCTCGCCCTTTTTTGGCTTCGGCGAAACATAGGAGGTCCTATGGCTAGACATGAAAAGAGGTTTCTTAAAAATTATGAATCAAAAGCCTCGGAATATCTGAACGATAAAGAAAAAGCATCTCATCTCTTAAAAAAAGCAATGAAAAAAGCTGACAAAAAAGCGATCGGAGATGTTTGGGAGAATTTACAGCTACTCTTTAGTATTTTCGGTGATTGGTCGAGCGGAAAATATCGAACAATCCCTGTTAAATCCATCTTGATGATTATTGGCGGGATTTTGTACTTTGTTTCACCCATAGACGCCATCACAGATTTTATTCCTGTTGCTGGTTTACTAGATGACGCGACAATCATTGGATTGGTGTTTCGGCAAGTGAGCAGCGACCTTACTCTATACAAAGAATGGAAACAAAAGGAGTTTTTACAGGAATAGGAAAAATACATTCGAGTAGAGCGAGGTGATTTGATGACGTTACACAAGTATTTACATCATACATTTCCAGCGTTAATGCTAAGACCGCCCTTGTTTTATAGCTGGGATATTGGAATTCGTTTTGAGCTGGGTGTGAACTACGATTACCATAACGTTTATGAAAATTGTCCCTATTTACAGGGGGTTTATGGCCGAGCGATTACTTTATTCAAGTCTTTGCATGCACCTCATGATGACATTTTTATCGTCGTGGATGTAAACGATTTTGGGGACGGTGGGGCTTTCAAGCGTAAATTGAATGCCTTTTCCAAGTATGTGAAGAACAAATCCCTTTTGTATAAGCTGCAACAACACACTATCCCTTATGTTTTTCCAGAAGACGATGAAAATAAGACCTATCGAACGCATCGATTCGCCTTGAAGTGTAAGACATCGGACTTTTCATTTGTTCCGATGATAAAAGCGATCTGCCGTCAGGATATGGGATTACAACCACGTATTTTTCATCGGGTCTACTTTATCAATACGACTAAACAAACTATCTTTCACATCTATGACGATCGAGGCTGTGATTTATTAGCCACTTCTCCTGAAACCATCAGAGGGATTTACGAAAGCTATTCGCATTGGATTTTAGACTATGACAGAGCCAAGATCGATCAGGTATTTTCGTAAAGGGATGACAGCTATGGCAACACATTTCCGGCAGCGCGATAGATGTCATGCCACTCTTCTCGCGTCAAGCGAATATGGGCTGCTTTCACGCAATCTTTCATTCGGTCGATGTTCGTCGTGCCAATGACAGGTTGCATGTTCGCCGGGTGCCGTAGTAGCCAAGCGATGGCGATTGTCGTGTTGGACACTTCATATCTAGCTGCAATTTCATCGATTTTCTTGTTCAACTCAGGAAATTTCTCGTTCCCAAGGAAAGATCCTTCGAAAAATCCATACTGGAACGGCGACCAAGGCTGAATCGTAATATCGTGCAGCCTGCAGAAGTCGAGTACACTACCATCGCGGTTCACAGCCGAGTTGTTCTCCATATTGACGTTGAAGCCTTGCGAGATCATCGTCGCGTTCATAATGCTGAGCTGCAGCTGGTTAGCAACGATTGGTTGCTTCAAAAATTTGTTTAACAGCTGGATCTGCATCGGATTTTGGTTGGAAACGCCAAAGTGGCGCACTTTACCCATACTTTCCAAAAGATCGAACGCTTCCGCTACTTCTTCCGGCTCGACAAGCGTGTCTGGTCGATGAAGCAGCAATACATCCAAATATTCAGTTTTTAGGCGTCTGAGAATGCCATCCACTGCATTCAAAATATGCGCTTTGGAAAAGTCGAACATGCCAGGCCGAATACCACATTTTGATTGCAACAGGATACGCTCGCGCACGCTAGGGCTCATCTGAATTGCTTTTGCAAATACTTCCTCACAACTGCCTTTTCCATAAATATCTGCATGGTCGAAAAAGTTCGCTCCTTCTTCAAGTGCAGTTTGTACGAAGCGCTCCGCTTGCGATGTATCAAGTGATCCAATCCTCATGCAACCGATCGCGATGACTGGTACTTCCAACTTGCTCGTGCCGAGTGGTATGGTTCTCATGTCAATCCTCCGATTCCATTTTTTCATGTGTCATTTCAAAACAATCGTTTCAACACTCCCCCCTACTGGTGCTATAAAGGACAGGTTTCGATGTTGAAATGGAGGTACAGACAAAGAAAGCAGGGCTTGTTTAAGCGGATTATCATGAGAGCTCATTGGTTTATTCAACTCGCAAGACTGAGAATCCTGCGGGTATGGAATAGCCATGAATCAGAAAAGAGAGTTCTACAACGTTAAGGATTTCAGAAAGCAAAAACAGCCGGTTTTGTAAAGCCTGAAAAGCCTGCCTATCCCTCTAAAAGAGTGACAAGCGGCTTTTATTCTCCTCCTCTATAGCGATAACCTCTCTCGTTGCTTCTATGAAAGATAATATGATTGGTGAAAGCCATTTGTCTTTATGCCATAACATCTGTGTATACACGTGCAAGTCCGGAATTTGCCATGGAAGAGCAACAAGTTCGCCCCGTTCAACTTCCGCTTTCGTTGTCATTTCAGGAAGAAAGGCAATACCGATTCCCGTAATTGCACATTGTTTAATAGCTTCGGCATTTTGAAACTCTAAATACGTAAGACTATCAATGCCCTTTTTCTCAAATTGCCGGTCAAACATGGTTCGATAGGGACAACCCTTCTCATTCGTCAGGAACACTTGTCCATGAAAATCTTCCAGATGCAGTACAGTTAGTTTCGAGAGTGGGTGGTCTGGAGCGGCGAAAAAGCGGAACGTTTCTTCTACCAACGGCTCCACTGCAAGTGCGCTCGAGCGAATGGGTTCGTCCAACATAAAGACGACATCCGCGGCTCCCTCAAAAAGCGTTTGCTTGAGTTGTTGATTTGGAACGGAGCGGAAGATGAGACGAACTCTCGGATGGCGCGAACGAAATAGGTGAAAGACAACTGGAAGCCTATAGGCGCAAAGAACTTCGTTAGCACTTACAGTTAGGGTCCCGCTTACATTTTCATTGTCATGAACAACACTGCGAGCTTCGTCCAATTTGTCTAAAACGCTTTGAATATGAGTTAAAAAGCGTTTTCCCGCAGTTGTGAGAACGAGCTGCTTGCCCAAGCGGTCAAAGAGACGAACACCAAGCTCATCCTCCAATGCTTTTATTTGCATCGTGACGTTGGAGGGGACGTAGTTCAGCACTTCCGCAGCCCGACTGAAATTTAAAGTTGATGCAACCGTGCGGAACGTAATCAGTTGGCGCAATTCCATCATACAATCCCCTTTTACTTTCAAGATTATTGAATATTACTTTGAGTTTTATTCACTTTTACTGAGACTATCACAGAACTATACTAACAACAAGAAATACAACCTTAATGTATGGTTTCATTTTGAAGGGGGAGACAATATGATGGATTATGAGATTTTTGATTTGGGTGACGTAACCTTGCAATCAGGGGTTACGTTACCGAGCGCTTTTATTGCTTATAAGACTTATGGAAGATTAAATGAAAAGACAGATAATGTCATCGTCTATCCAACCGCTTTTGGCGACCAGCATGTTCAGAATGAATGGTTGATCGGAAACGGCATGGCACTCGATCCGCAGAAATATTTCATTGTTGTTCCAAATCTGCTGGGCAACGGATTATCTTCTTCTCCCAGTAACACGCCTCCCCCATTCGACCGGGCTAATTTTCCGCAGGTAACGATCTATGACAACGTGAAACTACAGCATCGGCTGGTGACCGAAAAATTCGGCATCAAAAAGATCGCTCTCGTTGTAGGCTGGTCAATGGGAGGCATTCAAGCATTCCAATGGGGGGCAAGTTATCCCGAGATGGTTGAACGAATTGCACCTTTTGCCGGAGTTGCAAAGACATGGCCCCAAACGTATGTGGTCCTGGACGGTATGAAAGCTCCGCTCATGGCTGCGACCCGCTTCGATTCAAGTAAACTAAACCAGTTGACTTCTGCGGACATGCGCGCCGTTGGCCGTGTCTATGCAGGATGGGGTGTATCGCAGGCGTTTTACAGAAATGAACTTTATCGTGGGCTGGGATTTGACTCATTGGCAGATTTTGTGTCTGGCGTCTGGGAAGATAGCTTTATGAAAATGGATCCGCACAATGTCCTGGCCATGTTATGGACAGGACAACATGCAGATATTAGTGCAAACCCGACCTATAACGGAGATTTCGATGAGGCGCTCAAAAGCATTAAAGCACTTGCCTGCGTCATGCCAGGGAGCACGGATCTCTTCTGCTCGGCAGACGATAACGAATATGAAGCTAAGCTAATACCTCATGCTATTTTTAAACCTATCGAGTCGATCTGGGGCCATTTTGCTGGTCGCGGAATCAATAGTGCCGATAATAAATTTATTGATGACAACCTAAAACGCTTGTTGGCGCTTAGTAGAAACGAATAGATCATTATTAGCATTCGAGTGTTCTGTAAGGACCCCGGTCAGAGTA
This genomic stretch from Brevibacillus brevis harbors:
- a CDS encoding UbiD family decarboxylase; this translates as MYQNLEECILDLERHGHLVRIREEVDPYLEMAAIHLKVYEAGGPALLFENVKGSKFRAVSNLFGTIERSKFIFRSTWKAAENIIAMRNDPMKALKQPFKNIENGFAALKALPAKKSTSMPVTAQEISITDLPLIQSWPMDGGAFVTLPQIYSEDPDKPGIMNSNLGMYRVQLTGNEYEVNKEIGLHYQIHRGIGVHQAKATKMGMPLKVSCFVGGPPAHTLSAVMPLPEGLSEITFAGLLSGRRFHYSYIDGYCISNDADFVITGDIYPGDTKPEGPFGDHLGYYSLIHPFPVMKVKKVYAKPNAIWPFTVVGRPPQEDTSFGQLIHELTGDAIKQEIPGVKEVHAVDAAGVHPLLFAIGSERYTPYQQVKQPTEMLTIANRILGTGQLSLAKYLFITAEENRPLTTHDEVDFMTYILERIDLHRDVHFYTNTTIDTLDYSGTGLNSGSKVVLAAYGDQKRELCKEVPDELKDLREFENARLIMPGVVSIQGPAFTDYASAQQQLQNLCDAIQARGPIPSCPMIILCDDSTFLSASLQNFLWATFTRSNPSHDMYGVNSYYENKHWGCDNLIIDARTKPHQAPPLVPDPTVEKNIERLFVKGASLGGIL
- a CDS encoding YjjG family noncanonical pyrimidine nucleotidase, translated to MRYQVILFDVDDTLLDFKTTEENALQKTFSQFGLATGSSDYGATYKEISKGLWEDLEKGRITLAELGVERFRRLFKAVQLDVDAEAFGSTYLESLGKEVHLVPGAVELCNSLEDCRLAIITNGFASVQTARIAASPLCDSFEHLIISEEVGYKKPDREIFDYAFSKLQWTEKANVLMVGDSLTSDIQGGAHYGIDTCWFNPLGKQNQTSIQPTYEIRELSELQEIVRKGIVNL
- a CDS encoding YmaF family protein; amino-acid sequence: MAKKNRMKWKLKRKSTTRLQRHVHEFLGSTQLAEQGADRHNHRFAGVTGQAIPRGNSHVHVIRSSTDFFNHLHGVRIVTGPAIPVGNGKHVHFVSGSTTFNDGHVHRFKFATLIQKPLL
- a CDS encoding isochorismatase family protein, coding for MNALLVIDVQNGIVICGDYEEELFLMEQVIKDFKESNRPVIFIRHIDDAEESPLNRSSIGSEIRPSLKDYSDYLIEKHTPSSFFQTELSHTLEKLGVDHLFIIGFETEFCCMFTAIAAYDRGYKVTFIKDATGTTNTAETYGMQGLDINRFVGTVLRWSSVIEVVNYAEYTEKYK
- a CDS encoding DoxX family protein, encoding MTGLRIFAKWVMIVGLCLMFVSSGIYKLIGHPEATLAFQALGFPSWFQVVIGLGEVLGGLGLLMKKYTRYAAYVLAVIMLGATITLLLHGDTSTVAIPLVLFLVFLLIGRQSGSKKQPNRASSI
- a CDS encoding tryptophan RNA-binding attenuation protein is translated as MTISMDDLEQSCWECEGKGILVNENKQEESCPKCQGKGAILTAQGQTLLHFIKKHL
- a CDS encoding CDGSH iron-sulfur domain-containing protein, which translates into the protein MDQEKVTIKINDNGSIRVTGEVELLDGAGDKYDVGSSFSLCRCGQSEKKPFCDGTHKKVGFESAPRAKA
- a CDS encoding zinc-dependent alcohol dehydrogenase family protein, giving the protein MYAQVVRYNQFGEPHEVLKVEQRLIEPLKQDEILVKMSARPINPSDVIPIRGAYKHRINLPAIPGYEGVGTVIDTGPFAPRSLIGKRVLPLRGEGTWQEYVKTTAELAIAVPDSIPDDIACRLYINPITAWVICNETLQLSSQQVLLVNAANSAIGRLFIQLSALFDFRVIAIVRNARYTEELIQLGAWHVIDSSRVSAYDAIMSVTHGQGAHASIDSIGGPDGLELAKSTRASGIFLSLGLLSGVQVDWSIISKELGVLPQLFLLRHWNQRISVSTWHDTFEKVIKLVENGKLLLAEPGEKFALHDVKEAVQFAESRHRTGKVILV
- a CDS encoding YkvA family protein; protein product: MARHEKRFLKNYESKASEYLNDKEKASHLLKKAMKKADKKAIGDVWENLQLLFSIFGDWSSGKYRTIPVKSILMIIGGILYFVSPIDAITDFIPVAGLLDDATIIGLVFRQVSSDLTLYKEWKQKEFLQE
- a CDS encoding DUF3885 domain-containing protein, whose product is MTLHKYLHHTFPALMLRPPLFYSWDIGIRFELGVNYDYHNVYENCPYLQGVYGRAITLFKSLHAPHDDIFIVVDVNDFGDGGAFKRKLNAFSKYVKNKSLLYKLQQHTIPYVFPEDDENKTYRTHRFALKCKTSDFSFVPMIKAICRQDMGLQPRIFHRVYFINTTKQTIFHIYDDRGCDLLATSPETIRGIYESYSHWILDYDRAKIDQVFS
- a CDS encoding aldo/keto reductase — protein: MRTIPLGTSKLEVPVIAIGCMRIGSLDTSQAERFVQTALEEGANFFDHADIYGKGSCEEVFAKAIQMSPSVRERILLQSKCGIRPGMFDFSKAHILNAVDGILRRLKTEYLDVLLLHRPDTLVEPEEVAEAFDLLESMGKVRHFGVSNQNPMQIQLLNKFLKQPIVANQLQLSIMNATMISQGFNVNMENNSAVNRDGSVLDFCRLHDITIQPWSPFQYGFFEGSFLGNEKFPELNKKIDEIAARYEVSNTTIAIAWLLRHPANMQPVIGTTNIDRMKDCVKAAHIRLTREEWHDIYRAAGNVLP
- a CDS encoding LysR family transcriptional regulator, translated to MELRQLITFRTVASTLNFSRAAEVLNYVPSNVTMQIKALEDELGVRLFDRLGKQLVLTTAGKRFLTHIQSVLDKLDEARSVVHDNENVSGTLTVSANEVLCAYRLPVVFHLFRSRHPRVRLIFRSVPNQQLKQTLFEGAADVVFMLDEPIRSSALAVEPLVEETFRFFAAPDHPLSKLTVLHLEDFHGQVFLTNEKGCPYRTMFDRQFEKKGIDSLTYLEFQNAEAIKQCAITGIGIAFLPEMTTKAEVERGELVALPWQIPDLHVYTQMLWHKDKWLSPIILSFIEATREVIAIEEENKSRLSLF
- a CDS encoding alpha/beta fold hydrolase, translating into MDYEIFDLGDVTLQSGVTLPSAFIAYKTYGRLNEKTDNVIVYPTAFGDQHVQNEWLIGNGMALDPQKYFIVVPNLLGNGLSSSPSNTPPPFDRANFPQVTIYDNVKLQHRLVTEKFGIKKIALVVGWSMGGIQAFQWGASYPEMVERIAPFAGVAKTWPQTYVVLDGMKAPLMAATRFDSSKLNQLTSADMRAVGRVYAGWGVSQAFYRNELYRGLGFDSLADFVSGVWEDSFMKMDPHNVLAMLWTGQHADISANPTYNGDFDEALKSIKALACVMPGSTDLFCSADDNEYEAKLIPHAIFKPIESIWGHFAGRGINSADNKFIDDNLKRLLALSRNE